Genomic segment of Paenibacillus antri:
TACCTCGTGCTGACGATCTTCGGCCTCGGGATCGTTACGTACGCGTTGGTCCAGGCGGATGTCAACAAGCTGGCTTAATTCGGCGTTCTCGGCGGTCGCGAGGAGCCCCCGGTGGATTCAGGGGTCCTTGGCGGCTGCCGGAGGGCTGGCGTACTTGAAGGTATGGCTGCCGGCGACCGGCCTCGGCATTCCCTGCGTCTTTCACGAAGCGACGGGGCTGTATTGCCCGGGCTGCGGCATGACGAGAGCCGCTTTATCGCTGCTCGAGGGGGACCTGCCTCAGGCGTTCCGGTACAACGCATTGGCGTTCGGTCTGCTCCCATTGGTTCTAGTCTACCTGATCGCGAACCGAAGGGGCATGCGGCGGACGAGCCGAACGGTCATGGGCGCGATGGTGACGGCGGCGCTCGCCTTCGGCGTGATGAGGAATCTACCGGCGTGGGAGTGGCTTTCGCCGACGGCGATCGGATCGTAAGGAAAAAAGAGCGAATCGGCCTTTGGGGCTGATTCGCTCTTTTTTCGGTCGGCACGCCTGCCTTCATCGTCGCCGACCGATCTTTCCGGTTCGCTTGCTGATCTTCGGCGCCTTCGTCTTCTTCGGCTTCGTAAGAACGCTGCTCTTCTCGCCGGACGAGCCGCTTTCATCCCTCACGATCTTGCCGGAGGAAGCCGACGAGGCGGGCGGCGATACGGCGCTCTTCGACGCCGAAGCGTCCGCGTCGGACGATCGACGGACGATGCTGCCGGACCGATTCACGGTGACCGGCGGCGCCATCTTCTTATCGTCGACCGTAGGCGTACGATAGGTTTGCTTCGGGGCGTAAGCGCCCTTGCTGCCGTACCCTCTGTAGTCGCCCCCCGCATATCGCCCGCGATCGAACAGATCGCCGATGACGGAAGCGATGATATAAGCTTCCAAGAAGCTCGGGCTGTAATTCTGACGTACATACTCGCGGCTGCTGATCTCGATCAGCGTATCTTCCGGCCGTTCGGGATCTTGCTGCACTTGAACGATCTCGTCGGCGTAGACCAAGAACATGCGCTCCGCGTCTTCCTCGGATTGCTGCTGCGGCCGCTTCC
This window contains:
- a CDS encoding DUF2752 domain-containing protein, whose amino-acid sequence is MAAAGGLAYLKVWLPATGLGIPCVFHEATGLYCPGCGMTRAALSLLEGDLPQAFRYNALAFGLLPLVLVYLIANRRGMRRTSRTVMGAMVTAALAFGVMRNLPAWEWLSPTAIGS
- a CDS encoding DUF4247 domain-containing protein codes for the protein MKSWLSRGIKHLLILSLIVPVLAGCMQSFEVGESYPLESVSGSGNETSYVYRAADRSVPEVANELVERKRPQQQSEEDAERMFLVYADEIVQVQQDPERPEDTLIEISSREYVRQNYSPSFLEAYIIASVIGDLFDRGRYAGGDYRGYGSKGAYAPKQTYRTPTVDDKKMAPPVTVNRSGSIVRRSSDADASASKSAVSPPASSASSGKIVRDESGSSGEKSSVLTKPKKTKAPKISKRTGKIGRRR